The Maridesulfovibrio ferrireducens genome has a segment encoding these proteins:
- the rpoN gene encoding RNA polymerase factor sigma-54 translates to MGLELRQQLKLSQQLVMTPQLQQAIKLLQLSRLELLDTVQQELLENPILEEAEALERTDNPDAESGTATAEDAAISREADWDNYLGEFSSTSKQAGTRESESLEEGMSFEARMTKATTLEGHLAWQMCLSNFTDKEVAIGECIIGNLSNGGFLRIELDEICETCYAEFEDVERVLSRIQRFDPVGVAARTPQECLLIQLEVLRLDDDPILVSLVRDHLEDLEKNRYKPLARKFKLSMEDLKSYLDLMQTLDPLPGASFSGGDSFYVSPDAYVYEYDGDFVIVLNEDGLPKLQMNSFYVETLASTKGEDKEYFQEKMRSAQWLMKSLYQRQRTLYKVLDSIVRFQRGFFQSGVSKLKPLILKEVAEDIEMHESTVSRITTSKYVSTPHGIYELKFFFNSALGLDDGSQVGSESVKALIKKLISEENSKKPLSDEKIAEMLKDELEVNIARRTVAKYRTAMGIRSSSKRKQVF, encoded by the coding sequence ATGGGACTGGAACTTAGACAACAATTAAAGCTTTCTCAGCAGCTGGTGATGACTCCTCAGTTGCAGCAGGCAATTAAGTTGTTGCAACTTTCCCGATTAGAACTGCTTGATACTGTTCAGCAGGAGTTACTTGAAAATCCTATACTTGAAGAAGCTGAAGCTTTGGAGCGTACAGATAACCCTGACGCGGAATCCGGCACAGCGACTGCAGAAGATGCGGCTATTTCCCGCGAAGCTGATTGGGATAATTATCTGGGAGAATTTTCGAGTACTTCCAAGCAGGCCGGGACAAGAGAGTCAGAGTCTCTTGAAGAAGGGATGTCTTTCGAAGCGAGGATGACCAAGGCCACCACTTTAGAAGGCCATTTAGCATGGCAGATGTGTCTCTCGAATTTTACCGATAAGGAAGTTGCCATCGGTGAGTGCATAATAGGTAATCTTAGCAATGGTGGATTCTTACGGATTGAGTTGGATGAAATTTGTGAAACCTGTTATGCTGAATTCGAAGATGTTGAACGAGTGCTCTCTCGGATTCAGAGATTCGATCCAGTAGGGGTTGCAGCACGTACCCCTCAGGAATGTTTGCTTATTCAATTAGAGGTCTTACGCCTTGATGATGATCCGATTCTTGTTTCGCTGGTTCGGGATCATTTGGAGGATCTTGAAAAGAATCGTTATAAGCCTCTTGCGAGAAAGTTTAAGCTTAGTATGGAAGACCTCAAGAGCTATCTTGATCTGATGCAGACTCTTGATCCGCTTCCGGGGGCAAGTTTTTCGGGTGGGGATTCTTTCTATGTCAGTCCTGATGCTTATGTATATGAATATGACGGAGATTTTGTTATAGTCCTTAATGAGGACGGTCTCCCTAAGTTACAGATGAATTCATTTTATGTAGAGACTCTGGCTTCGACTAAGGGAGAAGATAAAGAATATTTTCAGGAGAAGATGCGCTCTGCACAGTGGCTTATGAAGAGCCTTTATCAGAGACAACGTACACTTTATAAAGTTCTGGACTCAATTGTAAGGTTTCAGAGAGGGTTCTTTCAAAGTGGAGTATCCAAGCTTAAACCGCTTATCCTTAAAGAGGTGGCTGAAGATATTGAAATGCATGAATCCACTGTAAGTCGAATTACGACAAGTAAGTATGTTTCGACGCCGCATGGGATTTATGAACTTAAATTTTTCTTTAATAGTGCTCTCGGACTTGATGATGGTTCGCAGGTCGGGTCCGAATCGGTTAAGGCGCTGATTAAGAAATTAATCAGTGAAGAAAATAGTAAAAAACCTCTGAGTGATGAAAAAATTGCCGAGATGCTCAAGGATGAACTTGAGGTCAACATCGCCAGAAGGACTGTAGCAAAATACAGGACTGCAATGGGAATTCGTTCCTCATCTAAGAGGAAGCAGGTATTCTAG
- a CDS encoding LptA/OstA family protein codes for MSSIFDKKFLFRSFSPTASAYTASALICAVFILSFFAISSVAHAYDRTELKISKSIANIREKADLKSPVVWVLSPAESFLVDKGQKGWFAVYPASSDLSGLPIGYISKKIVIPAAQNSPVVDWGDVRYVGKELNYHVERSSKSAVAGKLAEGDKIKVGFLRGGWYAIFKVDKPVASEEDALGFVEKGLVDIKLDDARIRYAVRKISVIQKPVATSKAVGVLNPGHRAQVGKEKGGMYALYRIDTFVKKDTPVWGYAWGPFLAAYPKNLEKKKMVGIDTRKAELEAEKQKKKVELQKRTTVLASMDKAMDEVLNAPIVTKTMFASAVLNVRSEPNAKSLIVDKLEVGQAVLVGPEEGKWFPVFKAGATVESDSRIVGYVYKAYLNNEPPVEVKKDRPAKKRIPGGPDEVPIKITSKKMTFSENKNQITFSGNVKVVRLDVTLTSDTLTAFLKAGGDSLKDTQDKIKEIVAKGRVKVNMNNRKGSCEKLTFVVVDSIILMEGNAKLQDGPNLVQGNLIKFYLKDNRSEVVGGDKPVEAIFFTPKNVAP; via the coding sequence TTGAGTAGCATATTTGATAAAAAATTCTTGTTCCGCAGTTTCTCTCCTACTGCCTCTGCATATACTGCTTCGGCACTTATTTGTGCGGTTTTTATCCTTTCTTTTTTTGCAATAAGTTCTGTTGCGCATGCTTATGACAGAACAGAGCTCAAGATTTCTAAATCCATAGCTAATATTAGAGAAAAAGCGGATTTGAAATCTCCTGTTGTCTGGGTGTTATCTCCAGCGGAAAGTTTTCTTGTTGATAAAGGGCAAAAAGGATGGTTTGCAGTTTATCCGGCTTCTTCAGATTTATCCGGTTTGCCGATAGGCTATATTTCTAAAAAAATAGTAATTCCTGCTGCTCAGAACAGTCCTGTAGTGGACTGGGGCGATGTTCGATATGTGGGAAAAGAGCTTAACTATCATGTGGAGCGGTCTTCAAAATCCGCTGTCGCCGGTAAATTAGCTGAAGGTGATAAAATCAAAGTCGGTTTTTTACGAGGTGGATGGTACGCAATTTTCAAGGTTGATAAGCCTGTTGCCTCAGAAGAAGATGCTTTGGGTTTTGTTGAAAAGGGTTTGGTTGATATTAAACTGGATGATGCCAGAATTAGATATGCAGTACGAAAAATAAGTGTAATTCAAAAGCCGGTAGCGACCTCTAAGGCTGTAGGTGTGCTGAATCCCGGACATAGAGCTCAGGTGGGTAAAGAGAAGGGCGGAATGTATGCTCTTTATCGTATAGACACTTTTGTTAAAAAAGATACTCCGGTCTGGGGTTATGCTTGGGGCCCTTTCCTTGCAGCTTATCCGAAGAATCTGGAAAAGAAAAAAATGGTGGGAATCGATACCCGTAAAGCTGAGCTTGAAGCAGAAAAGCAAAAGAAGAAAGTAGAACTACAGAAACGTACAACAGTTTTAGCCTCCATGGATAAAGCGATGGACGAAGTATTGAATGCTCCTATCGTGACTAAAACCATGTTTGCTTCGGCTGTACTTAATGTCCGTTCTGAGCCTAATGCTAAGTCTCTTATCGTCGACAAACTTGAAGTCGGGCAGGCTGTACTTGTCGGGCCGGAAGAAGGTAAATGGTTTCCAGTTTTCAAGGCCGGAGCAACAGTCGAAAGTGATAGCCGCATTGTTGGATATGTTTATAAGGCATATTTAAATAATGAGCCTCCGGTCGAAGTAAAGAAAGATAGACCTGCTAAGAAAAGAATTCCCGGCGGACCGGATGAAGTGCCTATTAAAATCACTTCTAAAAAAATGACTTTCAGTGAAAACAAGAATCAAATAACTTTTTCCGGCAACGTAAAAGTCGTAAGGCTTGATGTTACGCTGACATCAGATACGCTGACAGCTTTTTTAAAGGCCGGCGGAGATTCTCTTAAAGACACTCAAGATAAAATTAAAGAAATTGTGGCAAAGGGCAGGGTCAAGGTGAATATGAATAACCGTAAAGGATCATGTGAAAAGCTGACCTTTGTTGTGGTTGATTCGATTATTCTGATGGAAGGTAATGCAAAGCTTCAAGACGGTCCGAATCTTGTTCAAGGTAATTTGATCAAGTTTTATCTGAAAGATAACCGTTCTGAAGTTGTCGGCGGGGATAAGCCTGTTGAAGCAATCTTCTTTACTCCTAAAAATGTTGCTCCATAG
- the lptB gene encoding LPS export ABC transporter ATP-binding protein, with product MSSIIANKLVKSYGQKEVVRGISLNVKEGEVVGLLGPNGAGKTTTFYMLVGVVKPTSGDVYLNKNQITRWPLHERARHGISYLPQESSIFKKLSVRKNLEIIIEHTGLSGKDIPMRANELLDQLGILRLAEQKALYLSGGERRRLEIARALINDPKFILLDEPFAGIDPIAVIEIQDIISSLKDMGLGILISDHNVRETLSICDRAYLVYEGRVILNGAPESIVKNTKARRLYLGDSFSL from the coding sequence ATGTCTTCGATAATCGCTAACAAGCTGGTTAAGAGCTACGGACAGAAAGAAGTTGTCCGTGGTATAAGCTTAAATGTTAAGGAAGGTGAAGTTGTCGGTTTGCTTGGTCCTAACGGAGCTGGTAAAACCACCACTTTCTATATGCTTGTGGGGGTCGTGAAACCTACTTCCGGCGATGTCTATCTTAACAAAAATCAGATTACCCGTTGGCCTCTGCATGAAAGGGCCAGACATGGAATCAGTTATCTTCCGCAGGAAAGTTCTATATTTAAGAAACTTTCGGTTCGTAAAAATTTGGAAATTATTATCGAGCATACCGGTCTTTCCGGGAAAGATATTCCCATGAGAGCTAACGAACTTTTAGATCAGCTCGGAATTTTGCGTCTGGCAGAACAGAAAGCGCTCTACCTTTCAGGTGGTGAACGTCGCCGACTGGAGATAGCCAGAGCTCTTATTAATGATCCTAAGTTTATCCTGCTTGATGAGCCGTTTGCAGGGATTGATCCCATTGCTGTTATTGAAATTCAGGATATTATTTCTTCTCTGAAAGATATGGGACTCGGTATTCTTATTTCTGATCATAATGTACGTGAAACATTAAGTATATGTGATCGCGCTTACTTGGTATATGAAGGGCGCGTAATTCTAAACGGTGCGCCGGAAAGTATTGTAAAAAATACTAAGGCGCGTCGGTTGTATCTTGGAGATAGTTTCAGTCTCTGA